One Kitasatospora sp. MAP12-44 DNA segment encodes these proteins:
- a CDS encoding alpha/beta fold hydrolase yields MTSSPWLRCYRPRPAATVRLVCFPHAGSGAGAFRGWPELLPPWIELLAVQYPGREDRFTEPLLTDLSATADALADELAGLDDRPLALFGHSMGAALAHEVALRSADRGRPEPVHLVVSAREPVEHVVAGTVHLGGDEALRAELARLGGSSRLLLADAELWQLLAPVIRADYQLIETYRPAPGRLLGCPVTAFAAEHDTELTLDQARDWAHCTTGPFALRTFPGDHFYLVPHRERVLAALAACLLPVPAAR; encoded by the coding sequence ATGACCTCCAGCCCCTGGCTGCGCTGCTACCGGCCCCGCCCGGCCGCCACCGTACGGCTGGTCTGCTTCCCGCACGCGGGCAGCGGCGCCGGAGCGTTCCGCGGCTGGCCCGAGCTGCTGCCGCCGTGGATCGAGCTGCTGGCCGTCCAGTACCCCGGCCGGGAGGACCGGTTCACCGAACCGCTGCTCACCGACCTGAGCGCGACGGCCGACGCGCTCGCGGACGAGCTGGCCGGCCTCGACGACCGTCCGCTCGCGCTGTTCGGCCACAGCATGGGCGCCGCCCTCGCGCACGAGGTGGCGCTGCGCTCGGCCGACCGCGGCCGGCCCGAGCCCGTCCACCTGGTCGTCTCCGCACGCGAGCCGGTCGAGCACGTAGTCGCCGGGACGGTCCACCTGGGCGGCGACGAGGCCCTGCGGGCGGAGCTCGCGCGGCTGGGCGGCAGCAGCCGGCTGCTGCTCGCGGACGCCGAGCTGTGGCAGCTGCTGGCGCCGGTGATCCGGGCCGACTACCAGCTCATCGAGACCTACCGCCCGGCGCCCGGCCGGCTGCTCGGCTGCCCGGTGACCGCGTTCGCCGCCGAGCACGACACCGAGCTGACCCTCGACCAGGCCCGGGACTGGGCCCACTGCACCACCGGCCCGTTCGCGCTGCGGACCTTCCCCGGCGACCACTTCTACCTGGTGCCGCACCGCGAGCGCGTGCTGGCGGCGCTCGCCGCCTGCCTGCTCCCGGTGCCGGCTGCCCGCTGA
- a CDS encoding Gfo/Idh/MocA family oxidoreductase, translating to MTGSAPGALRTVVCGTVFGRFYLEALRTAPPASPFELTGVLAGGGARSRACAAEYGVPYYTRVDQLPEDTDVACVVVRSAVAGGPGGELAQALLARGVHVLQEQPAHPDEVAACLRLARTYGVRYRLNSFYPHVEPVRRFLAAARSLRALRTVQFVDAACSSQVLFPLLDILGRALGGLGPWAFTDPAPVAEVRAATGVPVPFRLVHGVIAGVPLTLRVQNQLDPGDPDNHAHLLHRVSLGTDAGTLTLADTHGPVLWSPRLHVGRDADGQLALDGPGTGHLDQPTTTLLGAEQPQPFRRTFGELWPAAVRLALDELRAAIAEDGQASPGGQYTLTVSRMWLDLTTRLGRPELISGTHTPPVHPADLTMEPA from the coding sequence GTGACCGGGTCGGCGCCGGGCGCGCTGCGCACGGTGGTCTGCGGAACGGTGTTCGGCCGGTTCTACCTGGAGGCCCTGCGGACCGCCCCGCCGGCGTCGCCCTTCGAGCTGACGGGGGTGCTGGCCGGCGGCGGTGCGCGCTCGCGCGCCTGCGCGGCGGAGTACGGCGTGCCGTACTACACGCGGGTCGACCAGCTCCCCGAGGACACCGACGTGGCCTGCGTGGTGGTCCGCTCGGCGGTGGCAGGCGGTCCGGGCGGCGAGTTGGCGCAGGCGCTGCTCGCGCGGGGCGTGCACGTGCTCCAGGAGCAGCCGGCCCACCCGGACGAGGTCGCGGCCTGCCTGCGCCTGGCGCGTACGTACGGCGTGCGCTACCGGCTCAACTCCTTCTACCCGCACGTGGAACCGGTGCGCCGCTTCCTGGCCGCCGCCCGGTCACTGCGGGCCCTGCGGACCGTCCAGTTCGTGGATGCCGCGTGTTCGAGCCAGGTGCTCTTCCCCCTGCTGGACATCCTCGGGCGGGCGCTGGGCGGGCTCGGCCCGTGGGCGTTCACCGATCCGGCGCCGGTCGCCGAGGTGCGGGCCGCCACCGGCGTGCCGGTGCCCTTCCGGCTGGTGCACGGGGTGATCGCCGGGGTGCCGCTCACCCTGCGGGTGCAGAACCAGCTCGACCCGGGCGACCCCGACAACCACGCGCACCTGCTGCACCGCGTCTCGCTGGGCACCGACGCCGGCACGCTCACGCTCGCCGACACCCACGGCCCGGTGCTGTGGAGCCCGCGGCTGCACGTCGGCCGGGACGCGGACGGGCAGCTCGCGCTGGACGGCCCCGGCACCGGGCACCTGGACCAGCCGACCACCACCCTGCTGGGCGCCGAGCAGCCGCAGCCGTTCCGCCGCACCTTCGGCGAACTCTGGCCGGCCGCCGTCCGCCTGGCGCTGGACGAGCTGCGCGCGGCGATCGCCGAGGACGGCCAGGCGTCACCAGGCGGCCAGTACACCCTGACGGTCAGCCGGATGTGGCTGGACCTGACGACCCGTCTCGGCAGGCCCGAGCTGATCAGCGGAACGCACACCCCGCCCGTCCACCCCGCCGACCTGACCATGGAGCCCGCATGA
- a CDS encoding saccharopine dehydrogenase NADP-binding domain-containing protein, whose amino-acid sequence MSGSGPVGVLGASGVVGRAAAAALGGHGVRRLRLGGRRVDALAAVASQLATSSVETVETVAVDLADAASLAAFCAGCAVVLNCAGPSYEVRGRVALAALAAGADYVDVAGDDPAYEQLRGTDLAALGRSAVLSAGMLPGLSGLLPRWLCEQRPGAGGRLTVWAGGLERCSRTVAADLVLSLGTGGDPAEVLLPFGESRAAWRAGRRVSRALCAQDAAQLPFFPAPVALHPYLSTESERLALALGLDELDWYNVFPGHRVPAVLAALAGGGAPLQDAADRLVTAAELDLAGHRPYYRMVFALESPAGAVTAVLGTGDSYRLTAAVGALAVAATLAGEVPAGLHFAAEVLDPETTVGRAAATAGATLDVSYGPVELATSVGAL is encoded by the coding sequence GTGAGCGGGTCCGGGCCGGTCGGGGTGCTGGGCGCCTCGGGCGTGGTCGGCCGGGCCGCGGCGGCCGCGCTGGGCGGGCACGGGGTCCGGCGGCTGCGCCTGGGCGGGCGGCGGGTCGACGCGTTGGCGGCGGTCGCCTCCCAGCTGGCCACCAGCTCGGTCGAGACGGTCGAGACGGTCGCGGTGGATCTGGCGGACGCCGCGAGCCTGGCGGCGTTCTGCGCGGGCTGCGCGGTCGTGCTGAACTGCGCGGGGCCGTCGTACGAGGTGCGGGGGCGGGTCGCCCTGGCGGCGCTCGCCGCCGGGGCCGACTATGTGGACGTCGCGGGCGACGACCCGGCGTACGAGCAGCTGCGCGGCACGGACCTGGCGGCGCTCGGGCGCAGCGCGGTGCTGTCGGCGGGCATGCTGCCGGGGCTGTCCGGGCTGCTGCCGCGCTGGCTCTGCGAGCAACGGCCCGGCGCCGGCGGGCGGTTGACGGTGTGGGCGGGCGGTCTTGAGCGGTGCAGCCGGACCGTGGCGGCCGACCTGGTGCTCTCACTTGGTACTGGCGGCGATCCGGCCGAGGTGCTGCTCCCATTTGGCGAGTCGCGGGCGGCCTGGCGCGCGGGCCGCCGGGTCAGCCGGGCGCTGTGCGCCCAGGACGCGGCCCAACTGCCCTTCTTCCCCGCCCCGGTGGCCCTGCACCCCTACCTGAGCACGGAGTCCGAGCGGCTCGCCCTGGCGCTGGGCCTGGACGAACTCGACTGGTACAACGTGTTCCCGGGCCACCGGGTGCCGGCCGTGCTCGCGGCCCTGGCCGGTGGCGGGGCCCCGCTCCAGGATGCCGCCGACCGGCTGGTCACCGCGGCCGAGTTGGACCTGGCGGGCCACCGACCGTACTACCGCATGGTGTTCGCGCTGGAGTCGCCGGCCGGGGCGGTCACCGCCGTGCTCGGCACCGGCGACAGCTACCGGCTCACCGCCGCCGTCGGCGCGCTGGCGGTGGCCGCCACGCTGGCCGGCGAGGTCCCGGCCGGGCTGCACTTCGCGGCCGAGGTGCTGGACCCCGAGACGACCGTCGGCCGGGCCGCCGCAACGGCCGGGGCGACCCTGGACGTCTCCTACGGACCGGTCGAACTCGCCACCTCCGTAGGTGCGTTGTGA